The following are from one region of the Panulirus ornatus isolate Po-2019 chromosome 48, ASM3632096v1, whole genome shotgun sequence genome:
- the LOC139763853 gene encoding acid-sensing ion channel 2-like isoform X2, whose protein sequence is MMPDWRGNPPAYHTVYPATVLRPSSDITQPATLTLPRDNETQEERAQEIRDWGDRKESVVGKVNPQERLLEQATGFTQRARAALREFCQNTTAHGFSHVVEVNVHVVLRLFWAVVTLVSLAVLLYLSYQVTYSAFVTKRPFTEVTYLDNRSSGLPFPEMTICSLSGFWKSKLKAHQVDSSLASYLLVAVGGPDVASPSLKTDPRRLKILQGNLKTYMTERNLTLSQMITLLSPTCEDIILGCFTDTDKFYSTECCQKLFTPSLTTMGLCYTTVGHNNTKHTQTIAGLIGGQRIVFGINLSEYMEYDTNVVSTTTLAEAGVHVSLSNFDLIPTVAANMHAIRIAPNTAASVALTTTKIDHTERYLEDWPWTSQRPTCVREGPYRAMTEEQQAYTQNNLYFTLLYRYCLLQLANCSAVALRFTNDTTRECLPHQILHHMSANGGAHECLRQQLESYSDRVRKLCHTTSINKQLSYTNLMTETLRDLHRLTTINRTLSMINIYYSHLGYTEYNERIPTFTTWFSNLGGQMGLFLGASFITLVELCFAVFYVVRVVVCRGVTAAYLKLKGLLRATQKQDNIPP, encoded by the exons ATGATGCCAGATTGGAGAGGAAACCCTCCGGCCTACCACACTGTGTACCCAGCGACTGTCCTGCGACCAAGTTCTGATATAACGCAACCAGCAACACTAACCCTACCCAGAGACAATGAAACGCAGGAGGAAAGAGCCCAAGAGATTAGAGACTGGGGAGATAGGAAGGAGAGTGTCGTAGGGAAGGTGAACCCTCAGGAGAGACTGCTCGAGCAAGCGACGGGGTTTACCCAAAGGGCGCGAGCAGCCCTCAG GGAGTTCTGCCAGAACACGACAGCTCACGGCTTCAGCCACGTCGTCGAGGTCAACGTCCACGTCGTTCTTCGTCTTTTCTGGGCCGTCGTCACGCTCGTCAG CCTGGCTGTGTTGCTCTACCTTAGCTACCAAGTGACCTACTCAGCCTTTGTGACCAAGCGACCCTTTACGGAAGTCACGTACCTAGACAACCGCAGCTCTGGCCTCCCCTTCCCTGAAATGACCATCTGCAGTCTCTCCGGATTCTGGAAGTCCAAACTGAAAG CACATCAGGTGGACTCCTCTTTGGCCTCCTACTTGCTGGTGGCGGTGGGAGGGCCGGACGTAGCCAGCCCCTCCCTCAAAACGGACCCACGCAGGCTGAAGATACTACAGGGCAATTTGAAGACCTACATGACGGAAAGGAACCTCACCCTCAGCCAAATGATCACGCTGCTCTCACCCAC GTGTGAGGACATCATTCTAGGCTGCTTCACGGACACCGATAAGTTCTACAG CACGGAGTGTTGCCAGAAGCTGTTCACGCCAAGCCTCACCACCATGGGTCTCTGCTACACCACGGTGGGCCACAACAACACCAAGCACACGCAGACCATCGCCGGACTGATTGGTGGCCAGAGGATCGTCTTCGGCATCAACCTCAGCGAATACATGG AGTACGATACCAACGTAGTGTCAACGACAACTCTGGCAGAGGCTGGAGTTCATGTCTCCCTCTCGAATTTCGACCTCATCCCCACCGTGGCTGCCAACATGCATGCCATCCGGATCGCCCCGAACACCGCTGCCTCCGTCGCCCTCACCACGACCAAG ATCGACCACACGGAGAGGTACCTGGAGGACTGGCCGTGGACGAGCCAGCGACCgacgtgtgtgagggaggggcccTACCGCGCCATGACTGAGGAACAGCAGGCCTACACCCAGAACAACCTGTACTTCACTCTCCTCTACCGCTACTGCCTCTTGCAGCTGGCCAACTGCTCCGCTGTCGCTCTCAGATTCACGAACGATACGACCA GGGAGTGCCTGCCCCACCAGATCCTCCACCACATGTCCGCCAACGGAGGCGCCCATGAGTGTCTTCGCCAGCAGCTGGAGTCCTACAGCGATA GAGTGAGGAAGCTGTGCCATACTACCTCCATCAACAAGCAGCTGAGCTACACCAACCTGATGACAGAGACCCTCAGAGACCTCCATAgactcaccaccatcaacag GACGCTCTCCATGATCAACATCTACTACTCCCACCTGGGCTATACTGAGTACAACGAGAGGATCCCGACCTTCACGACTTGGTTCA GTAACCTCGGCGGTCAGATGGGGCTGTTTCTTGGGGCATCTTTCATCACGCTTGTGGAGCTTTGCTTCGCCGTCTTCTACGTcgtcagggtggtggtgtgcaggggCGTCACGGCCGCTTATCTCAAGCTCAAGGGCCTCCTCAGGGCGACGCAGAAACAGGACAACATACCTCCCTAG
- the LOC139763853 gene encoding acid-sensing ion channel 2-like isoform X1, whose translation MMPDWRGNPPAYHTVYPATVLRPSSDITQPATLTLPRDNETQEERAQEIRDWGDRKESVVGKVNPQERLLEQATGFTQRARAALREFCQNTTAHGFSHVVEVNVHVVLRLFWAVVTLVSLAVLLYLSYQVTYSAFVTKRPFTEVTYLDNRSSGLPFPEMTICSLSGFWKSKLKAHQVDSSLASYLLVAVGGPDVASPSLKTDPRRLKILQGNLKTYMTERNLTLSQMITLLSPTCEDIILGCFTDTDKFYSTECCQKLFTPSLTTMGLCYTTVGHNNTKHTQTIAGLIGGQRIVFGINLSEYMEYDTNVVSTTTLAEAGVHVSLSNFDLIPTVAANMHAIRIAPNTAASVALTTTKIDHTERYLEDWPWTSQRPTCVREGPYRAMTEEQQAYTQNNLYFTLLYRYCLLQLANCSAVALRFTNDTTRECLPHQILHHMSANGGAHECLRQQLESYSDRVRKLCHTTSINKQLSYTNLMTETLRDLHRLTTINSRTLSMINIYYSHLGYTEYNERIPTFTTWFSNLGGQMGLFLGASFITLVELCFAVFYVVRVVVCRGVTAAYLKLKGLLRATQKQDNIPP comes from the exons ATGATGCCAGATTGGAGAGGAAACCCTCCGGCCTACCACACTGTGTACCCAGCGACTGTCCTGCGACCAAGTTCTGATATAACGCAACCAGCAACACTAACCCTACCCAGAGACAATGAAACGCAGGAGGAAAGAGCCCAAGAGATTAGAGACTGGGGAGATAGGAAGGAGAGTGTCGTAGGGAAGGTGAACCCTCAGGAGAGACTGCTCGAGCAAGCGACGGGGTTTACCCAAAGGGCGCGAGCAGCCCTCAG GGAGTTCTGCCAGAACACGACAGCTCACGGCTTCAGCCACGTCGTCGAGGTCAACGTCCACGTCGTTCTTCGTCTTTTCTGGGCCGTCGTCACGCTCGTCAG CCTGGCTGTGTTGCTCTACCTTAGCTACCAAGTGACCTACTCAGCCTTTGTGACCAAGCGACCCTTTACGGAAGTCACGTACCTAGACAACCGCAGCTCTGGCCTCCCCTTCCCTGAAATGACCATCTGCAGTCTCTCCGGATTCTGGAAGTCCAAACTGAAAG CACATCAGGTGGACTCCTCTTTGGCCTCCTACTTGCTGGTGGCGGTGGGAGGGCCGGACGTAGCCAGCCCCTCCCTCAAAACGGACCCACGCAGGCTGAAGATACTACAGGGCAATTTGAAGACCTACATGACGGAAAGGAACCTCACCCTCAGCCAAATGATCACGCTGCTCTCACCCAC GTGTGAGGACATCATTCTAGGCTGCTTCACGGACACCGATAAGTTCTACAG CACGGAGTGTTGCCAGAAGCTGTTCACGCCAAGCCTCACCACCATGGGTCTCTGCTACACCACGGTGGGCCACAACAACACCAAGCACACGCAGACCATCGCCGGACTGATTGGTGGCCAGAGGATCGTCTTCGGCATCAACCTCAGCGAATACATGG AGTACGATACCAACGTAGTGTCAACGACAACTCTGGCAGAGGCTGGAGTTCATGTCTCCCTCTCGAATTTCGACCTCATCCCCACCGTGGCTGCCAACATGCATGCCATCCGGATCGCCCCGAACACCGCTGCCTCCGTCGCCCTCACCACGACCAAG ATCGACCACACGGAGAGGTACCTGGAGGACTGGCCGTGGACGAGCCAGCGACCgacgtgtgtgagggaggggcccTACCGCGCCATGACTGAGGAACAGCAGGCCTACACCCAGAACAACCTGTACTTCACTCTCCTCTACCGCTACTGCCTCTTGCAGCTGGCCAACTGCTCCGCTGTCGCTCTCAGATTCACGAACGATACGACCA GGGAGTGCCTGCCCCACCAGATCCTCCACCACATGTCCGCCAACGGAGGCGCCCATGAGTGTCTTCGCCAGCAGCTGGAGTCCTACAGCGATA GAGTGAGGAAGCTGTGCCATACTACCTCCATCAACAAGCAGCTGAGCTACACCAACCTGATGACAGAGACCCTCAGAGACCTCCATAgactcaccaccatcaacag CAGGACGCTCTCCATGATCAACATCTACTACTCCCACCTGGGCTATACTGAGTACAACGAGAGGATCCCGACCTTCACGACTTGGTTCA GTAACCTCGGCGGTCAGATGGGGCTGTTTCTTGGGGCATCTTTCATCACGCTTGTGGAGCTTTGCTTCGCCGTCTTCTACGTcgtcagggtggtggtgtgcaggggCGTCACGGCCGCTTATCTCAAGCTCAAGGGCCTCCTCAGGGCGACGCAGAAACAGGACAACATACCTCCCTAG